The following are encoded in a window of Rubellicoccus peritrichatus genomic DNA:
- a CDS encoding DUF4340 domain-containing protein, with protein sequence MRIKFTVILLILNVAAFFYIYELERQSGPERDFTNKSAIILPDALTIDKITIETRNDDGETIRTLVRERNRWEIVKPFRWLANGNAVQRILTQLQFLEVETVIPIEDITDSGQTLADFGLEEPQITLKYTGTGGETTLKIGAPTKLGSRLYLLAPDGEQVLVVSRELLESIDVSLDNLRSSQIFDLPIFEIRSLRIVSGAQRIVMDKTGDTWQFETPVNVPADPEMVASTLGMLTASQALKLIPNSEVDQTRMGLTNPFMRVTLTGNERRETLILGDLVEGESTGKEDDAERYAQLETASADGTVFTVRATNFDWLVNATDELRERRFFNFKPDDITAIHITQGDSKITLQKLEKRSIEAADSWQVLVPGKAGTVISQPGDGEIINTLFTNLRELKAESFVSDAPSPADETSYGFDSPNAVIQLDNGQPLGLILGKVDKDNARMIYAKRESQPYVYSVTSRILGQVSANPLTYRSRVLEEQPPSARISRIQLIDLQDDKTLLDLSIDPDKQTWLQSMEGKPEEEQTAVLGLVDSIKEFTVKNYLYSEFKEVEAAPWRYKLLVDILLPGAENTQTITRTFFFSFRIRADRQIGGSPDADMTFTLTEALIDNLFELTFEEETPELPANEEEVKEAKTTEIPDKPNPSGPPPGPGKEKAVKPENTTTPTNAEGSGK encoded by the coding sequence ATGCGTATAAAATTTACTGTCATATTGCTCATCCTCAATGTAGCAGCATTCTTCTACATCTATGAGTTGGAGCGCCAATCCGGGCCGGAGAGAGACTTCACCAATAAGTCTGCCATCATTCTGCCAGATGCGTTGACCATTGATAAGATCACAATCGAAACACGTAACGATGATGGCGAAACAATCCGCACCTTGGTTCGCGAGAGAAATCGCTGGGAGATCGTTAAGCCGTTTCGCTGGTTGGCCAATGGTAATGCTGTCCAACGTATCCTGACTCAATTGCAATTCCTGGAAGTTGAAACGGTAATCCCAATAGAGGATATTACGGATTCCGGACAGACTTTAGCCGACTTCGGATTGGAAGAACCTCAAATCACATTGAAGTACACAGGAACGGGCGGAGAAACAACCCTCAAGATCGGAGCTCCCACAAAGCTCGGCAGCAGATTATACCTTCTGGCACCGGATGGTGAGCAAGTACTTGTTGTTAGCCGGGAGCTTTTGGAAAGCATCGATGTCTCCCTGGATAATCTTCGCAGCTCTCAAATATTTGACCTGCCGATTTTTGAAATCCGTTCGCTCCGTATTGTGTCCGGAGCACAGCGAATTGTGATGGATAAAACAGGCGATACCTGGCAATTCGAAACCCCGGTCAATGTCCCTGCAGATCCCGAAATGGTAGCAAGCACGCTTGGTATGCTAACAGCGTCTCAAGCCCTGAAACTAATACCTAACAGTGAAGTAGACCAAACTCGCATGGGTTTAACCAACCCGTTCATGCGCGTCACACTTACTGGCAATGAACGGCGGGAAACCTTGATTCTCGGAGATCTCGTCGAAGGAGAATCTACAGGCAAAGAAGACGATGCAGAACGCTATGCCCAATTAGAAACCGCCTCGGCTGATGGGACAGTATTCACCGTTAGGGCGACAAACTTTGATTGGCTGGTCAATGCTACTGATGAGCTGCGTGAACGGCGCTTTTTCAATTTCAAGCCAGACGACATTACAGCAATTCATATCACACAAGGTGATTCAAAGATAACTTTGCAAAAGCTGGAAAAACGCAGCATAGAGGCAGCCGACTCATGGCAGGTCCTTGTCCCTGGCAAAGCAGGAACGGTTATCAGCCAACCTGGGGATGGTGAAATCATCAACACGTTGTTCACCAACCTGAGAGAATTAAAAGCTGAGTCTTTTGTTAGTGATGCCCCCTCCCCTGCAGACGAAACCTCGTATGGATTCGATTCACCTAACGCAGTTATTCAATTAGACAATGGCCAGCCACTTGGGTTGATCCTCGGAAAAGTCGACAAGGATAATGCCCGTATGATCTACGCAAAGCGTGAATCCCAGCCTTACGTTTATTCTGTAACCTCTCGGATCCTGGGGCAAGTTTCCGCCAATCCCCTAACCTACCGCAGCCGTGTTCTAGAAGAGCAGCCACCTTCGGCACGCATCAGTCGTATTCAGTTAATTGATCTTCAGGATGATAAAACGCTGCTCGATCTGTCCATCGATCCAGATAAGCAAACGTGGCTGCAATCCATGGAGGGCAAACCAGAAGAAGAGCAAACCGCAGTCCTTGGGCTTGTCGATTCAATCAAAGAATTTACTGTTAAGAATTATCTCTACAGTGAATTCAAAGAAGTCGAAGCGGCTCCATGGCGCTACAAATTACTGGTAGATATCTTACTGCCCGGCGCAGAAAACACTCAGACGATCACTCGAACATTTTTCTTTTCTTTCCGCATTCGTGCCGATCGTCAAATCGGTGGTAGTCCCGATGCCGACATGACCTTCACTTTGACCGAAGCTCTGATTGATAATCTTTTTGAGTTAACTTTCGAAGAAGAGACACCAGAGCTACCTGCAAACGAAGAAGAGGTAAAAGAGGCAAAAACGACAGAAATCCCTGATAAGCCCAACCCCAGTGGGCCTCCCCCAGGACCGGGCAAAGAAAAAGCGGTAAAACCTGAAAATACCACGACGCCAACCAATGCCGAAGGATCAGGCAAATAA
- a CDS encoding AsmA-like C-terminal region-containing protein translates to MPKDQANNGKRHFKPLRLLISLFNVGLLIALVLQIVLIVWLLPNGNLTLPKSLLDRINSELESKGLALDTSKLEIDLRGYIVADDVKFGFGNTREPAIEAKRVLIGFRPLALLIGEVSLDDIRIIEGNIFCPPVISPTGTREAVIKNLYVRAERQGHWWKLDRFHFKAAGFKISAAGPIPRSVLEDNNGKKKNDKPLDLKSSFEEACRYIVETQELTKGLEDPIILIELEKESRDGAEFRFHYQSRKYTHPSGLVVGPNVTEGIAELGVDKILRAKGPATAEVFTLQYGDVLKTGLTELRVTLGQGLRGVFGMPQHATAFVYDIESMGLNFDGAFLTAQPISDDRIQVYASIKRGNNWLDTKSKIHPKEQSAHIHLTGRWDPKFFLQATPFAEIKELPQVDFSSRPRFQAKVKLGKDWTFEQTWMEIDSGPASYESLKVESLYAQARMVPGKVELDKITIATKDYTVKGQYWQNLKTNDYRFLIRGHVNPMDISFIVDEAWWDELWKRFDLTGGLPQANMDIRGRYGDNANHKWMYGWAQIPACTFSGAAVDSASTYLYQIPTTLNLMQLEINDGTRSTLADLQWRYIIKGKDRVSLAFTAHSTMPLKKVAAMIGPEAEPYESLFTSETPPTVKAAGVIYGEDSPLNGEMFLNIDANFPKQTVFEEITFDRVAFDVFRDSKAVQLNNIDAGIADGILTGTANLNTPEKGEQLLDLDLTIKDAKLLGMFTVIPQLAKVRDGAETDDKEEDKGNKEKSDSKEKSPEEKYAGIIDIDFKGSGQPGETVTFKGSGDIDLRKAHLGELHLFGGLSRLLGNMGIGFGTVDFTKLKAKYSLRNGTIYVPDVAVSGATAQIDANGYYNTQKDFLDFVLTLNPVGAIDTPVVSQVLTVLKPLTNTVEVKLTGTLEDPEWKTSFGLLRIVTGQDKVTDPDAQKGAEN, encoded by the coding sequence ATGCCGAAGGATCAGGCAAATAACGGCAAGCGTCACTTTAAGCCACTTCGGCTCCTGATAAGCCTGTTTAATGTCGGGCTGCTCATAGCTCTGGTATTGCAAATTGTTCTGATCGTCTGGCTCCTGCCTAATGGCAATCTGACTCTGCCCAAATCCTTGTTGGACAGAATCAACAGTGAGCTTGAAAGTAAGGGGCTCGCACTCGATACCAGTAAACTGGAAATCGACCTGCGTGGTTACATCGTAGCCGATGATGTGAAATTTGGCTTTGGCAATACTCGCGAACCGGCAATTGAAGCCAAACGTGTCCTGATTGGCTTTCGTCCACTTGCACTGCTTATTGGAGAAGTCAGTCTGGATGATATCCGTATCATCGAAGGAAATATTTTCTGTCCACCTGTAATTTCTCCTACAGGAACACGAGAAGCTGTCATCAAAAATCTATACGTTCGGGCAGAACGACAAGGCCACTGGTGGAAACTCGATCGATTTCATTTCAAGGCAGCTGGTTTCAAAATTTCTGCCGCCGGCCCCATTCCGAGATCCGTCCTGGAAGATAATAACGGCAAGAAGAAAAATGATAAACCATTGGACTTAAAGTCATCTTTCGAAGAAGCCTGCCGATACATTGTTGAAACTCAGGAACTGACCAAAGGACTGGAAGATCCAATCATCTTGATCGAACTTGAAAAAGAATCCAGAGACGGCGCGGAATTTCGTTTTCACTACCAATCTCGAAAATACACACATCCATCCGGATTGGTTGTTGGTCCAAATGTAACCGAGGGGATTGCAGAACTGGGCGTCGACAAAATCCTCCGAGCTAAAGGCCCCGCCACGGCTGAAGTGTTCACATTGCAATATGGCGATGTGCTCAAAACAGGGCTCACCGAATTGAGAGTCACGCTTGGGCAGGGCTTGAGAGGTGTTTTTGGTATGCCACAACATGCCACGGCTTTTGTTTACGATATCGAGTCAATGGGACTGAATTTCGATGGAGCTTTTCTAACCGCCCAACCCATTTCAGATGATCGTATTCAAGTTTATGCTTCCATAAAACGGGGCAACAACTGGCTGGATACAAAATCAAAAATCCACCCCAAAGAACAGTCTGCACATATCCATCTCACAGGTAGATGGGATCCAAAGTTCTTTCTGCAAGCCACACCATTTGCAGAAATCAAAGAACTCCCACAGGTTGATTTTTCTTCCAGACCTCGCTTCCAAGCTAAAGTCAAACTTGGTAAGGATTGGACCTTCGAACAGACCTGGATGGAAATTGACAGCGGACCAGCCTCTTACGAATCCCTCAAAGTCGAATCACTCTATGCCCAGGCTCGAATGGTCCCAGGCAAGGTCGAACTGGATAAGATAACCATTGCGACCAAAGACTATACTGTAAAAGGCCAATACTGGCAGAATCTAAAAACCAATGACTATCGCTTCCTGATTCGCGGCCATGTGAACCCAATGGATATTTCGTTTATAGTGGATGAAGCGTGGTGGGATGAACTATGGAAAAGATTTGATCTCACAGGTGGCCTCCCGCAGGCCAACATGGATATACGCGGCCGCTATGGCGATAACGCAAACCATAAGTGGATGTACGGCTGGGCCCAAATCCCAGCTTGCACTTTTTCCGGAGCTGCAGTCGACTCCGCGAGCACCTATCTCTATCAGATCCCAACGACGCTGAATCTGATGCAACTTGAGATCAATGATGGCACGCGCTCAACCCTGGCAGATTTACAATGGAGATACATTATCAAGGGTAAGGACCGTGTGTCACTCGCATTCACAGCTCATAGTACGATGCCATTGAAAAAAGTCGCAGCCATGATCGGTCCCGAGGCAGAACCATATGAGTCCTTGTTTACATCAGAGACTCCACCAACGGTAAAAGCGGCAGGCGTTATCTATGGCGAAGACAGCCCATTGAATGGCGAAATGTTCTTAAACATCGATGCAAATTTCCCAAAACAGACCGTATTTGAAGAAATCACATTTGATCGAGTCGCATTTGATGTTTTTCGAGACTCAAAAGCAGTCCAACTGAATAACATTGATGCGGGTATTGCCGATGGCATATTAACCGGAACTGCCAACCTGAACACTCCGGAAAAAGGTGAACAGCTTCTGGACCTTGATCTAACAATCAAAGATGCAAAGCTCCTGGGCATGTTCACCGTAATTCCTCAACTGGCCAAAGTCCGCGATGGCGCTGAGACGGACGACAAGGAAGAAGACAAAGGCAATAAGGAGAAAAGTGACAGCAAAGAAAAATCGCCAGAAGAGAAATATGCCGGTATCATTGATATCGATTTCAAAGGTAGCGGACAACCAGGAGAAACAGTAACTTTTAAAGGGTCCGGCGATATCGACCTTCGCAAAGCGCATTTAGGGGAACTCCATCTTTTCGGCGGTCTTTCTCGATTGCTCGGCAACATGGGAATCGGTTTTGGCACGGTAGACTTCACTAAATTGAAAGCCAAGTACAGCTTGCGCAATGGAACAATCTACGTACCTGACGTTGCTGTATCCGGTGCCACTGCCCAAATAGATGCCAACGGCTACTACAATACTCAAAAGGACTTCCTCGATTTTGTTCTAACCCTCAATCCAGTTGGCGCAATTGATACACCGGTTGTTTCACAAGTCCTCACAGTATTGAAGCCACTCACCAATACCGTCGAAGTAAAACTGACTGGCACACTTGAAGACCCGGAATGGAAGACCAGCTTTGGGCTACTGAGGATCGTTACCGGTCAGGACAAAGTAACAGACCCCGACGCCCAAAAGGGTGCCGAGAATTAG